In Aedes albopictus strain Foshan chromosome 3, AalbF5, whole genome shotgun sequence, the following are encoded in one genomic region:
- the LOC134290616 gene encoding uncharacterized protein LOC134290616 codes for MYRQIIMDPRDTHFLRVFWCEQPSDRLRVLELTTVTYGTASAPFQATRCLQQLAEDESTDYPIGARIVKEDFYVDDALSGADSLSAAVEAVKQLKGIMQKGGFSLHKWCSNSNELLEHIPTAEQEQPAALEDYGPNGVIKVLGLLWDPKADIFQIARPIQRSLKQPVTKRIIYSEVARLFDPLGLVSPVIVVAKLLVQRLWQCKIGWDDPVNDQTQKFWEDFANSLSALETIAIPRRITFDEAVDYELHGFADASSVAYGACVYVRSLFSNGSAKLKLVTSKSKVAPLHELSTPRKELCAALLLTRLVEKVVHVLQMEFRHVVLWSDSQIVLAWMKRPAHRLKVFVRNRIAEINSKTAEYQWCYIRTTENPADIVSRGLLPNDLCKSSLWWYSPSFLSSVEYEAEDIEDIPENMLPEITTVETVATAVEEEFPLFSRFSDFRKIERVMALVLRFICNARLNEKSEYQTARHVTITELRHTNHEPKNDAVEDNESPKKAVETSCQPGGVCSVRNEPSDNNNNHE; via the coding sequence ATGTATCGCCAGATCATCATGGATCCCCGAGACACGCATTTTCTTCGAGTGTTTTGGTGCGAGCAACCATCCGACCGCCTTCGTGTCCTAGAGCTTACCACGGTAACATACGGGACAGCCTCCGCACCATTCCAGGCAACCCGCTGTTTGCAACAATTAGCCGAAGACGAATCAACAGACTACCCTATTGGAGCCCGTATCGTGAAGGAGGATTTCTACGTCGACGACGCCCTTTCGGGCGCAGACTCGCTTTCAGCTGCTGTTGAAGCAGTGAAGCAGCTGAAGGGCATCATGCAGAAAGGAGGTTTTTCGCTACACAAGTGGTGTTCCAACTCAAACGAGTTACTGGAACACATTCCGACAGCTGAACAGGAGCAGCCAGCCGCTTTGGAAGATTATGGACCGAATGGAGTAATAAAGGTACTTGGCCTACTGTGGGACCCGAAAGCCGACATTTTCCAAATTGCCAGGCCAATTCAGCGCAGTTTGAAGCAACCCGTCACGAAAAGGATCATTTATTCCGAGGTGGCAAGACTGTTCGATCCATTAGGTCTTGTGTCACCAGTCATCGTTGTTGCCAAACTACTTGTGCAGCGGCTCTGGCAATGCAAGATTGGATGGGATGATCCAGTGAACGACCAAACGCAGAAGTTCTGGGAGGACTTCGCAAATTCCTTGTCAGCTCTTGAAACGATCGCTATTCCCAGACGAATTACCTTCGACGAAGCCGTAGACTACGAACTGCACGGATTTGCCGATGCATCATCAGTGGCGTATGGTGCATGTGTTTACGTACGAAGCCTTTTCTCCAACGGATCAGCCAAATTGAAACTGGTTACCAGCAAATCCAAGGTGGCACCGCTTCACGAGTTATCGACACCCCGAAAGGAGTTGTGTGCCGCACTACTACTGACTCGACTTGTTGAGAAGGTAGTCCATGTCCTACAGATGGAGTTTCGTCACGTCGTTCTCTGGTCAGACAGCCAAATAGTTCTGGCTTGGATGAAACGACCTGCACATCGACTCAAGGTATTTGTACGCAATCGTATCGCCGAAATCAACAGTAAAACAGCAGAATATCAATGGTGCTACATTCGAACCACGGAGAACCCAGCGGACATCGTTTCTAGAGGACTACTACCGAACGACTTGTGCAAAAGCAGTCTTTGGTGGTACAGCCCGTCATTCCTTTCAAGCGTTGAGTACGAAGCAGAGGACATCGAAGACATCCCCGAGAACATGCTTCCCGAAATAACAACCGTCGAGACAGTTGCTACAGCAGTAGAAGAGGAGTTTCCATTGTTTTCCCGATTCAGCGACTTCAGGAAGATTGAACGTGTGATGGCTTTGGTACTCAGATTCATCTGCAACGCCCGTTTGAACGAAAAGTCAGAGTACCAAACAGCACGCCACGTTACTATCACCGAGCTACGACATACGAACCATGAGCCAAAAAACGATGCAGTCGAAGACAACGAATCACCGAAGAAAGCTGTTGAAACTTCGTGTCAACCGGGGGGAGTATGTTCCGTACGGAACGAGCCaagcgacaacaacaacaaccacgaATAG